One genomic window of Halogeometricum rufum includes the following:
- a CDS encoding sugar phosphate isomerase/epimerase family protein, protein MERPPRPAIQLYSVRESTDSLPDVIRRVADAGFEGVEFATRFFEADVDAVADALDETGVVPVAVHADLSTVEAAVEGENDLLDRLDAVGCDRVVVPHISEREFQTRWAVRSLSYRIADAAHELDAHDVDLGYHTIRHDLYPMYPGVVGQLFDRTPVPQGVANLGGEALARLRRADPRHDPTEIPSKSGFWNLFARTTPDDLFFEVDVGEVTAAGFDPAAAIELAAGRVPLVHVRDVTPTGRFGTYENADPGTGAVDFDAVARAARESGTEWLVYEHDDPADPHQTVEDGAALLSRLCGGSETDAPGEAARAEPSR, encoded by the coding sequence ATGGAGCGACCGCCCCGTCCAGCGATACAGTTGTACAGCGTCCGCGAGTCGACCGACTCGCTCCCGGACGTGATTCGCCGCGTCGCCGACGCCGGATTCGAGGGCGTCGAGTTCGCCACCCGGTTCTTCGAGGCGGACGTCGACGCCGTCGCCGACGCACTCGACGAGACGGGCGTCGTCCCCGTCGCCGTCCACGCCGACCTCTCGACGGTCGAAGCCGCCGTCGAGGGGGAGAACGACCTGCTCGACCGACTGGACGCGGTCGGCTGTGACCGCGTCGTCGTCCCGCACATCTCCGAACGGGAGTTCCAGACGCGGTGGGCCGTCCGGTCGCTCTCGTACCGCATCGCCGACGCGGCCCACGAACTCGACGCGCACGACGTGGACCTCGGCTACCACACGATTCGGCACGACCTCTACCCGATGTACCCCGGGGTCGTCGGGCAACTGTTCGACCGGACGCCCGTCCCGCAAGGCGTCGCCAACCTGGGCGGCGAGGCCCTCGCCCGCCTCCGCCGCGCGGACCCGCGGCACGACCCCACGGAGATTCCGAGCAAGTCGGGCTTCTGGAACCTCTTCGCCCGGACGACGCCGGACGACCTGTTCTTCGAGGTGGACGTGGGCGAGGTGACCGCGGCCGGCTTCGACCCCGCCGCGGCCATCGAACTCGCCGCCGGTCGGGTACCGCTGGTCCACGTCCGCGACGTGACGCCGACGGGCCGGTTCGGGACCTACGAGAACGCCGACCCCGGCACGGGAGCCGTCGACTTCGACGCCGTCGCTCGCGCCGCCCGCGAGAGCGGGACCGAGTGGTTGGTCTACGAACACGACGACCCGGCCGACCCCCACCAGACCGTCGAAGACGGCGCGGCCCTGCTCTCCCGCCTCTGCGGCGGGTCCGAGACGGACGCGCCCGGTGAGGCCGCGCGCGCCGAGCCGTCGCGATAG
- a CDS encoding glycosyltransferase family 2 protein yields MRSEPDGEQTTGAGADVSTAAPESERFAALPEEYRRRIETEFDDAPDVEPTISVVVVTFRTDREAFESVLDALGAQTHEAFDFVVVNNGVDWDIESRLREFDHGTTYVELVRNCGVTLARNLGAELARSDLLLFLDDDAVPAADFVEAHRRAHDDEGVVAVRGRIFPQSKSFYNRLQQWYDLGDRSLPYLLNIEGNTSIDRDAHRSVSGFDERLGGRAGHEGIDLTYRLVEAGYDRDQIVYCPDAIIYHDYATSLLGYVRKRIVSRRYRKRLTERRPELFDFASTYSPPDHVVHEKSSLDHVVHLALDGVIRVGCRLAETRDALGDRLPSV; encoded by the coding sequence ATGCGTAGCGAACCGGACGGCGAGCAGACGACGGGGGCCGGTGCCGACGTGAGCACCGCCGCACCCGAGAGTGAACGATTCGCGGCGTTGCCCGAGGAGTACCGTCGGCGCATCGAGACCGAGTTCGACGACGCTCCGGACGTCGAGCCGACGATATCCGTCGTCGTCGTCACGTTCCGGACCGACCGCGAGGCGTTCGAGTCGGTGCTCGACGCCCTCGGGGCACAGACCCACGAGGCGTTCGATTTCGTCGTCGTGAACAACGGCGTCGACTGGGACATCGAGTCGCGACTCCGCGAGTTCGACCACGGGACGACGTACGTCGAACTCGTCCGCAACTGCGGCGTCACGCTCGCGCGCAACCTCGGCGCCGAACTCGCCCGCTCGGACCTCCTGCTGTTTCTCGACGACGACGCCGTCCCCGCAGCGGACTTCGTCGAGGCACACCGGCGAGCGCACGACGACGAGGGCGTGGTCGCCGTCCGCGGCCGCATCTTCCCGCAGTCGAAGTCGTTCTACAACCGGCTCCAGCAGTGGTACGACCTCGGCGACCGGTCGCTGCCGTACCTCCTCAACATCGAGGGCAACACCTCCATCGACCGCGACGCCCACCGCTCGGTCTCGGGGTTCGACGAGCGACTCGGCGGCCGCGCGGGGCACGAGGGCATCGACCTCACCTACCGCCTCGTCGAGGCCGGCTACGACCGCGACCAGATCGTCTACTGTCCCGACGCTATCATCTACCACGACTACGCGACGAGTCTCCTCGGCTACGTCCGCAAACGAATCGTCAGCCGTCGCTACCGGAAGCGACTCACCGAGCGCCGACCCGAACTGTTCGATTTCGCCAGCACGTACTCGCCACCCGACCACGTGGTTCACGAGAAGTCCTCGCTGGACCACGTCGTCCACCTCGCACTCGACGGCGTCATCCGCGTCGGCTGCCGACTGGCCGAGACGCGCGACGCCCTCGGCGACCGACTCCCGAGCGTCTAG
- a CDS encoding DUF354 domain-containing protein, which translates to MSRATFAASEDEPSETTRSVAQTVEAWVDLASPSHPFFFKALTDSFSNVEPTVTVREKTETVPLARQVGYDFRTVGKDYENPHLRKVGIPLRTAQLALEAPDADVALSSRNAMCILAAKVRGIPSIHFTDNDICAYVDGLAAEELYHRLEAQATHNVVPTAFRTEVLTDRGADPDSIHTYDGYKEDVYVAAFEPDPSFLDTIPFESQDFIVVRPEALSATYVDAEGSLVPDILAGAVERGVNVVYLPREGTDRAFADGLPPERVYVPDEPLSGLELAWHARCVLTGSGTMAREASRMQTPAVSFFPSTLISVDRALIEEGEIFHSRNAEDVLDYVESITDHDAQPDLTRARRVRREVADLTADLMNETLD; encoded by the coding sequence GTGAGCCGCGCAACGTTCGCCGCCAGCGAAGACGAACCGTCCGAGACGACGCGCAGCGTCGCCCAAACCGTCGAGGCGTGGGTCGACCTCGCGAGCCCTTCCCATCCGTTCTTCTTCAAGGCGCTGACAGACTCGTTCTCCAACGTCGAGCCGACCGTGACCGTTCGCGAGAAGACCGAGACGGTACCGTTGGCCCGACAGGTCGGCTACGACTTTCGGACGGTCGGAAAAGACTACGAGAACCCCCACTTACGCAAGGTAGGGATTCCGCTACGAACCGCTCAACTGGCACTCGAAGCGCCGGACGCCGACGTTGCGCTCTCCTCGCGAAACGCGATGTGCATCCTCGCGGCGAAGGTTCGCGGCATCCCCTCCATCCACTTCACCGATAACGACATCTGCGCCTACGTGGACGGGTTGGCCGCCGAGGAACTGTACCACCGGCTGGAAGCGCAGGCGACGCACAACGTCGTCCCCACGGCGTTCCGAACCGAGGTGCTGACCGACCGGGGTGCCGACCCCGACAGCATCCACACGTACGACGGCTACAAGGAGGACGTCTACGTCGCCGCCTTCGAGCCCGACCCGTCGTTCCTCGACACGATTCCGTTCGAGAGCCAGGATTTCATCGTCGTCCGTCCGGAAGCACTCTCCGCGACGTACGTGGACGCCGAGGGGTCTCTCGTCCCCGACATCCTCGCCGGCGCCGTCGAACGCGGCGTGAACGTCGTCTACCTCCCCCGCGAGGGGACGGACCGCGCGTTCGCCGACGGACTGCCGCCCGAACGGGTGTACGTCCCGGACGAACCCCTCTCGGGGCTTGAACTCGCGTGGCACGCGCGCTGTGTGCTGACGGGGTCCGGAACGATGGCGCGCGAAGCGTCGCGCATGCAGACACCCGCCGTGTCGTTCTTCCCGAGCACGCTCATCTCGGTGGACCGCGCGCTCATCGAGGAGGGCGAGATATTCCACTCCCGCAACGCCGAGGACGTCCTCGACTACGTGGAGTCCATCACCGACCATGACGCGCAACCGGACCTGACGCGCGCGCGACGCGTCCGGCGCGAAGTCGCCGACCTGACCGCCGACCTGATGAACGAGACGCTCGACTGA
- a CDS encoding DUF1616 domain-containing protein — protein MSGRAVYADVVATIALTAGAVFTVLNLEPVTLRAVLAGVLVLFLPGYALTTLVFPAAKETRPGVGDLPSAFTGSETEHAGLPFFERLALGVGLSVALVPVFAWGLEVGGFEFTGPNVAAVCGTFAVVATVLGAVRRLRVAAETRYVPPVGVLVRYREVARGRSDWDGALNVALAAVVVVATATVAFALISPASVGSASYTQVSLLTEQDDGSLVAGDYPQNLSVGESGELVLLVENFEQETTNYTVVVQLQRVESNGDVVATNEIDRFSETLRAGDSWQLTHEVAPQISGENVRLAYLVYRGDAPQSPNVESSYRHVTLWMNVEDGSDTGT, from the coding sequence GTGAGCGGCCGCGCAGTCTACGCGGACGTCGTCGCGACCATCGCGCTCACCGCGGGTGCGGTCTTCACCGTCTTGAACCTCGAACCGGTCACCCTCAGAGCGGTCCTCGCCGGCGTGCTCGTCCTCTTCCTCCCGGGCTACGCGCTCACGACGCTCGTCTTCCCGGCCGCGAAGGAGACGCGTCCCGGCGTGGGCGACCTGCCGTCGGCGTTCACGGGGAGCGAGACGGAACACGCGGGACTGCCGTTCTTCGAGCGTCTCGCGCTCGGCGTCGGTCTGAGCGTCGCGCTCGTCCCCGTCTTCGCGTGGGGGCTCGAAGTCGGCGGGTTCGAGTTCACCGGGCCGAACGTCGCCGCCGTCTGCGGCACGTTCGCCGTCGTCGCCACGGTTCTCGGCGCCGTCCGACGGCTCCGCGTCGCGGCGGAGACGCGCTACGTGCCGCCGGTCGGCGTGCTCGTCCGGTACCGTGAGGTGGCGCGCGGCCGGTCCGACTGGGACGGCGCTCTCAACGTGGCGCTCGCGGCCGTCGTCGTCGTCGCCACCGCCACCGTCGCGTTCGCGCTCATCTCGCCGGCGAGCGTCGGGAGCGCGTCGTACACGCAGGTGTCGCTGCTGACCGAACAGGACGACGGGTCGCTCGTCGCGGGAGACTACCCGCAGAACCTCTCGGTCGGCGAGAGCGGCGAACTCGTCCTCCTCGTCGAGAACTTCGAGCAGGAGACGACGAACTACACGGTGGTGGTCCAACTGCAACGCGTCGAATCGAACGGGGACGTGGTCGCCACGAACGAGATAGACCGCTTCTCGGAGACGCTCCGGGCGGGCGACAGCTGGCAGTTGACGCACGAAGTCGCCCCACAGATATCCGGCGAGAACGTCCGTCTCGCCTACCTCGTCTACCGCGGCGACGCCCCGCAGAGCCCGAACGTCGAGTCGTCGTACCGACACGTCACGCTCTGGATGAACGTCGAGGACGGGTCGGACACCGGCACGTAG
- a CDS encoding FkbM family methyltransferase: MASKIDSEPSESVRGGVSTAKDAVVDRLAGTPLANAARRSGLTGTLSDVANRAAAVFLPDEVVFRAGDDEARFRVSTRFEYRGFAKYRSDPDATVLAAFVRSLRDDDVVWDVGANVGVFSVLAAGRLPPERVVAIEPHPENVDRLRENLDRNGRDATVRRLALDDERGRAELGVSSPDGTGAFGVVGGPTERRRIAVRTDRGDSLVADGVPAPTVLKVDVQGAELGVLRGLEHTLLDCRVVYVNVYEKHFTRGDEGEEIRDVLESSGLRVERLVEWDGGHFLRAVRES, from the coding sequence ATGGCGTCGAAAATCGACTCCGAACCGTCCGAGTCCGTTCGCGGCGGCGTGAGCACCGCGAAGGACGCCGTCGTCGACCGACTCGCCGGGACGCCGTTGGCCAACGCCGCCAGACGGAGCGGTCTCACCGGCACGCTCTCCGACGTGGCGAACCGCGCGGCGGCGGTCTTCCTCCCGGACGAGGTGGTGTTCCGCGCCGGCGACGACGAGGCGCGCTTCCGCGTCTCGACGCGGTTCGAGTACCGCGGGTTCGCCAAGTACCGCTCGGACCCAGACGCGACGGTGCTGGCGGCGTTCGTTCGCTCGCTCCGCGACGACGACGTGGTGTGGGACGTGGGCGCGAACGTCGGCGTCTTCAGCGTCCTCGCGGCCGGGCGACTCCCGCCGGAACGCGTCGTCGCCATCGAACCCCACCCCGAGAACGTCGACCGACTCCGCGAGAACCTCGACCGGAACGGGCGCGACGCGACGGTGCGGCGACTCGCCCTCGACGACGAACGCGGACGCGCCGAACTGGGCGTCAGCAGTCCGGACGGCACGGGCGCGTTCGGCGTCGTCGGCGGCCCCACCGAACGGCGGCGCATCGCCGTCCGGACCGACCGGGGCGACTCGCTCGTCGCCGACGGCGTCCCCGCGCCGACGGTTCTGAAGGTGGACGTGCAGGGGGCCGAACTCGGCGTCCTGCGCGGCCTCGAACACACGCTCCTCGACTGCCGCGTCGTCTACGTCAACGTCTACGAGAAGCACTTCACCCGCGGCGACGAGGGCGAGGAGATACGCGACGTGCTCGAATCATCGGGCCTGCGCGTCGAACGCCTCGTCGAGTGGGACGGCGGTCACTTCCTGCGCGCCGTCCGGGAGTCGTAA
- a CDS encoding polysaccharide deacetylase family protein, giving the protein MSGAGLPRRLARGGFEALARLDGATQFSRHYPDESNAVLAYHAVGEPAGYGNVSVDRFRRDLDYLTDAFEVVDLPAVLEAGGEKRVALTFDDAYDDFYENALPVLREYRVPATLFVPVAFVGGCPDGYAYRFARSPVDHEAFNDPAAFVDESVRDPGVMSWDRLREVAADPLVTVGTHTRTHLDLARVRDRKTLEDEIVGARDELEDRLGVAVDRFCYPFGRYSEAAVDVVRESHAMAVTSERGVLSDPEAADAYRLPRVRAHEPTHRVRFDLSGLRWRLTELVG; this is encoded by the coding sequence GTGTCCGGCGCCGGCCTCCCGCGCCGCCTCGCCCGCGGGGGGTTCGAGGCGCTGGCGCGCCTCGACGGCGCGACGCAGTTCTCGCGGCACTACCCCGACGAGTCGAACGCCGTCCTCGCGTACCACGCCGTCGGCGAACCCGCCGGCTACGGCAACGTCTCCGTCGACCGGTTCCGGCGTGACCTCGACTACCTCACCGACGCCTTCGAGGTGGTCGACCTCCCGGCCGTCCTCGAAGCCGGCGGCGAGAAGCGCGTCGCACTCACGTTCGACGACGCGTACGACGACTTCTACGAGAACGCGCTCCCGGTCCTCCGAGAGTACCGGGTGCCGGCGACGCTGTTCGTCCCCGTCGCGTTCGTCGGCGGGTGCCCCGACGGCTACGCCTACCGCTTCGCGCGGTCACCGGTGGACCACGAGGCGTTCAACGACCCGGCGGCGTTCGTAGACGAGTCGGTCCGCGACCCCGGGGTGATGTCGTGGGACCGACTGCGCGAGGTGGCCGCCGACCCCCTCGTCACCGTGGGCACGCACACGCGAACCCATCTGGACCTCGCGCGCGTGCGCGACCGGAAGACGCTGGAAGACGAAATCGTCGGCGCGCGCGACGAACTCGAGGACCGCCTCGGCGTCGCGGTAGACCGCTTCTGCTACCCGTTCGGCCGTTACTCGGAGGCGGCGGTGGACGTGGTGCGGGAGTCGCACGCGATGGCCGTCACCTCCGAGCGGGGCGTCCTCTCGGACCCCGAGGCGGCCGACGCCTACCGACTCCCGCGAGTGCGCGCCCACGAACCGACCCACCGGGTTCGCTTCGACCTCTCGGGACTTCGGTGGCGACTGACGGAACTGGTCGGCTGA
- a CDS encoding FG-GAP repeat domain-containing protein, with protein sequence MELQHRRLDDAPPSGRMSFCLTTDLTGNGRPDVLVGALGGEYPVTLPVLDKEIDLRKLPGTREAIHRREWNVFWYENPGWERHDVARAPDLSVGGALGDVTGNGRMDLVAGQNINQYDLYWFEQPDDPREEWTRRLVTDDFEKYHDVAVADVDGDGDVEVVGLSQESEVVFYYDVPEDPRREPWPVANRHVVAENLDVEGVQIGDFDGDGDVEILAGPNVFHRADDGTWTRERIAEGWEWTRVVAADVDGDGEDEVVVTEGDLPYQGDRRARLAVFDPPDWEATVLHDDLSNPHSLQVADLDGDGTPDIYVAEMGLESGHDPRQFVFWNGGDGTFDAEVIVEGAPTHEAKLVDLDGDGALDIVGKSYVEPSVDAWFNVV encoded by the coding sequence ATGGAGCTTCAGCACCGTCGCCTGGACGACGCGCCCCCGAGCGGTCGCATGAGTTTCTGTCTCACGACCGACCTCACGGGGAACGGTCGTCCGGACGTCCTCGTCGGCGCACTCGGCGGCGAGTATCCCGTCACACTCCCGGTCCTCGACAAGGAGATAGACCTCCGGAAACTGCCGGGGACGCGCGAGGCGATTCATCGACGCGAGTGGAACGTCTTCTGGTACGAGAACCCGGGCTGGGAACGCCACGACGTGGCGCGCGCGCCGGACCTCTCGGTCGGCGGTGCCCTCGGCGACGTCACCGGGAACGGGAGGATGGACCTCGTCGCCGGGCAGAACATCAACCAGTACGACCTCTACTGGTTCGAACAGCCCGACGACCCCCGCGAGGAGTGGACGCGCCGCCTCGTCACCGACGACTTCGAGAAGTACCACGACGTGGCCGTCGCCGACGTGGACGGGGACGGCGACGTCGAAGTCGTCGGCCTCTCGCAAGAGAGCGAAGTGGTCTTCTACTACGACGTGCCCGAGGACCCGCGGCGCGAACCGTGGCCGGTGGCGAACCGGCACGTCGTCGCCGAGAACCTCGACGTCGAGGGCGTCCAGATAGGCGACTTCGACGGCGACGGCGACGTGGAGATTCTCGCCGGGCCGAACGTCTTCCACCGCGCGGACGACGGCACGTGGACCCGCGAGCGGATAGCCGAGGGCTGGGAGTGGACGCGCGTCGTCGCCGCCGACGTGGACGGCGACGGCGAAGACGAAGTCGTCGTCACGGAGGGCGACCTGCCGTATCAGGGCGACAGACGCGCCCGTCTCGCCGTGTTCGACCCCCCGGACTGGGAGGCGACCGTCCTCCACGACGACCTGTCGAACCCCCACTCCCTGCAAGTCGCGGACCTGGACGGCGACGGGACACCCGACATCTACGTCGCCGAGATGGGACTGGAGTCGGGCCACGACCCCCGGCAGTTCGTCTTCTGGAACGGCGGCGACGGGACGTTCGACGCGGAGGTCATCGTCGAGGGCGCCCCGACGCACGAGGCGAAACTGGTGGACCTGGACGGCGACGGCGCCCTCGACATCGTCGGGAAGTCGTACGTCGAACCGAGCGTGGACGCGTGGTTCAACGTGGTGTGA
- a CDS encoding glycosyltransferase family 4 protein, whose protein sequence is MRATDVLLVGPAGTTGGIAQYMQEQRRRLPQRVSARIYDVSVPMDDSRSFLVAMLTAFVQILRFPFRRPPDVVHVHSSHWNSFYQSGLYVIIASLVWRVPVVLHVHGSSFDSFMRTDSKPVRLFQSVVFSQCDTVIVLSDYWRDIVGMRADEEKITVLPNAVDPGEYDPRYDARPAHLVFVSNHLERKGIEEFVEAVDELMANDEDCRVTIAGSGPLSHLSEELAERHERVTYEGYVSEERKRELLNEGSVFVLPTYAENLPIALLEAMAGGNALVSTTVGAIPSLIDDDNGVLVEPGDVESLAATLSDLVNDPERVEAMARESRERVERDYSWAVASERLDDLYHELTH, encoded by the coding sequence ATGCGGGCGACAGACGTTCTGTTGGTCGGACCGGCCGGTACGACCGGAGGTATCGCGCAGTACATGCAAGAGCAGCGCCGTCGCCTCCCCCAGCGAGTCTCCGCTCGTATCTACGACGTCTCGGTGCCGATGGACGACTCCCGGTCGTTCCTCGTCGCGATGCTGACGGCGTTCGTGCAGATTCTCCGCTTCCCGTTCAGGCGGCCGCCGGACGTGGTCCACGTCCACTCCAGCCACTGGAACTCCTTCTACCAGTCCGGACTGTACGTGATCATCGCGTCGCTGGTGTGGCGCGTCCCCGTCGTCCTCCACGTCCACGGGTCGTCGTTCGACTCGTTCATGCGGACGGACTCGAAGCCCGTCCGACTCTTCCAGTCGGTCGTCTTCTCGCAGTGTGACACGGTCATCGTCCTCTCGGACTACTGGCGGGACATCGTCGGCATGCGCGCCGACGAGGAGAAGATAACCGTCCTCCCGAACGCCGTCGACCCGGGCGAGTACGACCCGCGCTACGACGCGCGGCCGGCGCATCTCGTCTTCGTCTCGAACCACCTCGAACGCAAGGGCATCGAGGAGTTCGTCGAGGCGGTGGACGAACTGATGGCGAACGACGAGGACTGCCGCGTCACCATCGCCGGGAGCGGTCCGCTGTCGCACCTGTCCGAGGAGTTGGCCGAGCGACACGAGCGAGTGACCTACGAGGGCTACGTCTCCGAGGAGCGAAAGCGGGAGTTGCTGAACGAGGGGTCGGTGTTCGTCCTGCCGACGTACGCCGAGAACCTCCCCATCGCGCTCCTGGAGGCGATGGCCGGCGGCAACGCCCTCGTCTCGACGACGGTGGGCGCGATTCCGAGCCTCATCGACGACGACAACGGCGTTCTCGTCGAACCCGGCGACGTGGAGTCGCTGGCGGCCACGCTGTCGGACCTCGTCAACGACCCCGAGCGAGTCGAGGCGATGGCGCGGGAGAGTCGGGAACGCGTCGAACGTGACTACTCGTGGGCCGTCGCCAGCGAGCGACTGGACGACCTCTACCACGAACTCACCCACTGA
- a CDS encoding Gfo/Idh/MocA family protein: MTFRIGFVGTGDPDGDGFAMAYRHAAGYERLDDCELVACADVVPENAAAFAEAHDIDDSHVYEDYEAMLDEAEPDVVSVCVPPALHADIVVDIAHSGVVRGVHCEKPMALTWGDAKRMVEECEAEGVALTINHQQRFGKPYRKAKDLLDDGTIGDLRRIEFREEHLYDTGTHSFDLANFYNDMEPVEWVLAQIDYTDENVLFGTHNENQAMAQWRYENGVYGLASTGRGEAFCGDALFRLRGTDGEIEVRDDGTLAYRRDGKSWKTAKTGTDGRYRPKPGRVRAGARLVAGRLSSRLADRLDATTYTERAVEELVGALRDGEQSELNGRDALAADELIFAAWESSRRRGRVELPLEVEDNALESMVAERKVGPEATDRSIADEESDAVAGGSRLGALRSRLVGFVGR, encoded by the coding sequence GTGACATTCAGAATCGGATTCGTCGGCACCGGCGACCCCGACGGCGACGGCTTCGCCATGGCGTACCGGCACGCCGCGGGCTACGAACGACTCGACGACTGCGAACTCGTCGCCTGCGCGGACGTCGTCCCCGAGAACGCCGCGGCGTTCGCCGAGGCGCACGACATCGACGACTCGCACGTCTACGAGGACTACGAGGCGATGCTCGACGAGGCGGAACCGGACGTGGTCAGCGTCTGCGTCCCGCCCGCCCTCCACGCTGACATCGTGGTCGACATCGCTCACAGCGGCGTCGTGCGGGGCGTCCACTGCGAGAAGCCGATGGCGCTGACGTGGGGCGACGCGAAGCGCATGGTCGAGGAGTGCGAGGCGGAGGGCGTCGCCCTCACCATCAACCACCAGCAGCGCTTCGGGAAGCCCTACCGGAAGGCCAAGGACCTCCTCGACGACGGGACGATAGGCGACCTTCGGCGCATCGAGTTCCGCGAGGAACACCTGTACGACACGGGCACGCACTCGTTCGACCTCGCGAACTTCTACAACGACATGGAACCCGTGGAGTGGGTGCTCGCGCAGATAGACTACACCGACGAGAACGTGCTGTTCGGGACGCACAACGAGAATCAGGCGATGGCCCAGTGGCGCTACGAGAACGGCGTCTACGGGCTGGCCTCGACCGGTCGCGGCGAGGCGTTCTGCGGCGACGCCCTGTTCCGCCTCCGCGGAACGGACGGCGAAATCGAGGTGCGCGACGACGGGACGCTCGCGTACCGCCGCGACGGCAAGTCGTGGAAGACGGCCAAGACGGGGACGGACGGGCGCTACCGGCCGAAACCCGGTCGAGTGCGCGCCGGCGCCAGACTCGTCGCCGGTCGCCTCTCCTCGCGACTCGCGGACCGACTCGACGCCACGACGTACACCGAACGGGCCGTCGAGGAACTCGTCGGTGCCCTCCGCGACGGCGAGCAGTCCGAGTTGAACGGCCGCGACGCCCTCGCCGCCGACGAACTCATCTTCGCCGCGTGGGAGTCCTCGCGCCGGCGCGGACGCGTCGAACTCCCGTTGGAAGTCGAGGACAACGCGCTCGAATCGATGGTCGCAGAACGGAAGGTCGGTCCCGAGGCGACGGACCGGAGCATCGCGGACGAGGAGTCCGACGCCGTCGCGGGCGGGAGTCGACTCGGGGCGCTTCGGTCGCGTCTCGTCGGGTTCGTCGGTCGGTAG